TCCAGGAAGATTCGCCGCACGAAATCGGCCGCGCGACCGCGGATTGGTATCGCGAACTGTGACCCCAGTGCCTGGAAGGTTTCAAAGAGGAGTCGAGCAATGGCCGAATATGCAAACCTGGTCCTTGAGATTCGCAACCACGTAGGGCACCTCACGTTCAACCGGCCCCAGGCCGCCAACGGAATCGACCTGGCCCTGGCGCGCGATTTCAGCGACGCGATTCGACGTTGCCAGGAGGATCCGAGCCTGCGCGCGTTACTCCTGAGCGGCAAAGGCAAAATGTTTTGTGCCGGCGGGGACCTCAAGGCGTTCGCCGCCCAGCCGGCCTCGGACCTGCCCAGCTATCTGCGCGAAGTAACCCACTTCCTGCACGGCGCCATCTCGACGTTCGCGCACATGAGTTCTCCGGTCATCGCAGCCGTGCATGGAAGCGCCGCGGGCGCGGGATTCAGTCTCGCCTGCGCGTGCGATTTCGTGTTCGCGGCGGAAAGCGCCAAGTTCACCCTGGCCTATTCGCGAGCCGGGCTGACGCCCGATGGTTCGGCGACCTACTTCCTGCCGAGAATCGTCGGGTTTCGTCGCGCGCTCGAGCTGGCGATCATTAACCCGGTCCTGACCGCGGAGGAGGCACACAGCCTGGCGATTGTGACTCGGGTTGTTCCGGATAGCCAATTGCTGGATCAGGCCCGCGCGTTTGCCGAGCAACTCGCCGCGGGTCCGACGCTCGCCTTCGGCGGAGTCAAACGATTGCTGCTCGAGAGCGTAGCCAACAAGCTCGAGACGCAGATGGCCCTCGAAACCGACTGGATCACCCAGATGGCTCGGACCCGAGACGGTCGCGAAGGCATCGAGGCCTTTGTTGGAAAACGCACGCCACAATTCAAGGCAGAGTGAAAGGCCGAGGGCGCAGCTTTCACGGATGGGCGCATTCACAGCAACTTCTTTCTTCTAACTGCTGACCCCAGGTGTAAGTTCCGACGCTGGCCTGCGAACCGGCTTGTTGGGCGGATGGATGTACAGCAGTGAGTCGTCGGGACGCCCGGTCGTATGCATCTTCGGGGGGCGCATCTGGTATTTCACGGGTTGCGAGTGCTCGGCGAATTGGCGCTCCGGGTTGTAAACCTTGTTGAACTTCCACAGCATCTTGATGAAGTTCGTCTGACCCTTGAGCATCAGCTTTCCAGCGATGGAAGCAACTTCCTTGAGCGCCGCGAATCCGAGGTGCTTGCGATTCAGCACGTCCTGGGTTTTCACCAGCTCCTGGTAGAAACTCTTGAGTGGTAACTTGGTCGGCAGCACCGCGTGCTGGATGTCGTACAGTCGATAGTCGAGCGTGGTCAGCTTGCGCGACTCGGTGAACCAAAGTTCGGTGCCCGGATACGGAGTCGCAACCGTGAGATGAACGATCTCTGGCACGCTCATCGCCCATTCGCGGATGATTTCGAAGCGACGCTCATCCCACGAGGGATCGGCGATCAGGTTGATGGCGACGGTCAGGCCGATATCGCGCGCCACTTCCAACGCCTTGATGTTTGCGCCCGTGGATGAACGTTTGCGATGGGTTTTCAAACCTTCTTCGTCGATTGCTTCCAGCCCCAGGAACATGTACTCGAGCCCGAGCCGCCGCCAGTAGCGGAACACTTCCTGGTTGCGAATCAGGACATCGGCGCGGGTCTCAAGGTAGTACTGCTTTTTGATCTTGCGCTTTTCGAGCTCGGCACCGATCGCGAAGCCGTGCTCCGGATGAATGAAAGCGACATCGTCGACGATAAAGACGTTGGGTTCCTTGATCGAGGCCATGTCCTCGGCGGCCGCCTCCGCGGTCGACTTGCGGTAACTGCGGCCATAGAAAGTCCAAGCGCTGCAGAACGAACAATCCCACGGACACCCGCGCGTGAACTCGATCGAGGCGCAGGGATCGAGCACACCGATAAAGTATTTGTTGCGCCGGCGCCCGAGGTCGCGCGCCGGGAAATATTGGTCGAGATCTTCCACCATGGTCGGCGTCGGGCCCACTCCCTGAAGTGAGACCAGCCCGGGCACCTTGGTCAGCGAATCGGTGCCGATCGCTTGCAGCAGCATTTGCGCGCTCTTCTCTCCTTCACCACGCAGCACGCAATCCACCGCCCCTTCTGCGTGCTCCAGAATCTCGTCCGCAACAAATGAGCCGCTGTGCCCGCCGGTAAACACAAAACAGTCGCGATTGCGCTGCTTGATAGCCTTGGCCAGATCGACAACTTCCGGCACATTGGCGAGGTAGTTCAGCGAGAACCCCACCGCCTGCGGCTTGAAAGCTTCAAATTCCTTATAAAGGTCGCGATGCTGAAAAATCTGCAAGTCCAAAATCCGAACGTCATGTCCAGCCGCCCGGACTGCGGCCGCGACCCGCTCCATTCCCAAAGGTTCAAGACGGAGATAAATCTCGCTGTACATTAGAGGACTCGGATGGACGAACAGGACCCGCATCAATTCTTCTCCTTGGAAGTGCGCCTGACCAATCGGCCAGTCGGCAATTGTAGTCCGCTCGTCGGTGGATTGAAATACTGCGGTAGCGCGCTGTGACGTCTTTAGTAGGTGTTGCTCATCGCGTATCAGCAGGTGACGAAGCCTATGCGCAAATCGAGAGATCTTACCCTGGCGCTGATATTGGCAGTGGCGCTGATCGACGCGCTGCTTCTTGCGATCTTGCGCGTTCGCCTGATTCAGGGTCAGGGCTACGACTTGGGCCGAGGCCGTCCCGTCGTTGTCAGGCCCGCGCTCCGCTGAGCGGGTCGAGCTCTCCGGCGGTGAACTCTTGACAATCCGCACGCCGCGCCGGAGTTTTGAGCCCAAGGTCGTTTCGCTTCACAACTCATCACTAAGCGCGGAGTCTCTCCGCGGGACGAGGAAACATGCAGTACGCAAAGCTTGGACGGACCGGACTGTCAGTCTCACGCATCTGCCTGGGGTGCATGAGCTATGGTGACAAGAAATGGCGCGATTGGGTGCTCACGGTGGAGGAAGCGCGCGAGCACTTTGCCGAAGCCCTCGAAGCAGGAATCAACTTCTTCGATACGGCCAACGTTTACTCGGTCG
Above is a window of Candidatus Binataceae bacterium DNA encoding:
- the hpnR gene encoding hopanoid C-3 methylase HpnR is translated as MRVLFVHPSPLMYSEIYLRLEPLGMERVAAAVRAAGHDVRILDLQIFQHRDLYKEFEAFKPQAVGFSLNYLANVPEVVDLAKAIKQRNRDCFVFTGGHSGSFVADEILEHAEGAVDCVLRGEGEKSAQMLLQAIGTDSLTKVPGLVSLQGVGPTPTMVEDLDQYFPARDLGRRRNKYFIGVLDPCASIEFTRGCPWDCSFCSAWTFYGRSYRKSTAEAAAEDMASIKEPNVFIVDDVAFIHPEHGFAIGAELEKRKIKKQYYLETRADVLIRNQEVFRYWRRLGLEYMFLGLEAIDEEGLKTHRKRSSTGANIKALEVARDIGLTVAINLIADPSWDERRFEIIREWAMSVPEIVHLTVATPYPGTELWFTESRKLTTLDYRLYDIQHAVLPTKLPLKSFYQELVKTQDVLNRKHLGFAALKEVASIAGKLMLKGQTNFIKMLWKFNKVYNPERQFAEHSQPVKYQMRPPKMHTTGRPDDSLLYIHPPNKPVRRPASELTPGVSS
- a CDS encoding enoyl-CoA hydratase-related protein translates to MAEYANLVLEIRNHVGHLTFNRPQAANGIDLALARDFSDAIRRCQEDPSLRALLLSGKGKMFCAGGDLKAFAAQPASDLPSYLREVTHFLHGAISTFAHMSSPVIAAVHGSAAGAGFSLACACDFVFAAESAKFTLAYSRAGLTPDGSATYFLPRIVGFRRALELAIINPVLTAEEAHSLAIVTRVVPDSQLLDQARAFAEQLAAGPTLAFGGVKRLLLESVANKLETQMALETDWITQMARTRDGREGIEAFVGKRTPQFKAE